Within Ignavibacteria bacterium, the genomic segment AAAGTTATTGCAGATTTTTCGGATAAAGATTAACATTTAAAAGCTTCCATCAAACATAATTGGTGGAAGCTTCATTTCATTTTCTTACTCTCAAAATATTAATTACAGCTAAAACAATAAAAACAAAATTTGCAAACCATGCAGTCAGGATTGGATCGAGCAAACCATTTTTCCCGAAGGACTGACTGATTTTCATGAATCCAAGATAGATAAAGGTGAAGAATAAATTTGCACCAAATTGAAATGCCATTCCACCCTTTCTCCGGTCGACTGAGAGAGGAACTCCAAACAACACTACAATAAAATTTGCAAAAGAAAAAGAGAAGATCGAGTGGAGATCGATTAAAAGTCTGGTTACGTCATTTCCGCTTCTTTTCTGATCATTAATAACTTGCATCAGCTCGGCTATGTTTAACTCTTCCACTCGCTTTTGTTTTAATAAAACGTCTTCGGGTTTAAAATTTAAGTAGTTTATTCTTAAAGTATCGTAGCCGGTCACTTCATCTTTTGAATCTGAAATAAACTTTCGTTCAATGACTTTAACCGCGATCCATTCATTTTTTAATGTGTCCCACTTTAATTGTTCACAGTCAATTTTTTTGCTTACATGATTTATATCAGATTTATCCAGAAATAAAATGCCGGTTCTGCTTGCCGACTTGGAGTACTCATCAAAATAACTAATGTTTATAATCTTATCCTGTGAATCTTGAAAGAATAGATTTGTCCCGGCATAAACTAAATTCTTTTTCATGTAAAATTGTTCAATGTAAACTTTCTGTTTATTCGAATATGGTACCACGTATGCGGTGAAATAAATTGTTATAAGTGAGAGTACAAATCCAACCAATAAGAACGATGTCATGAACCGGAATAAACTCATCCCGCTTGATTTGAGTGCTGTTAGTTCATTATAATTGTTTAACTTTCCGACCGTGAACAAACAAGCAAGCAGAATTGCTATTGGAGTAATGAGTCTGATAATTTCGGGAACAAAGTAAACGTAGTATTGAAAGATAATATCTTTTGCGACGTTTTGATCAATGAAATCGTCAAGATTTTCCATCATGTCTATTACAATAAATATCAATGTGAATGTCATGATT encodes:
- a CDS encoding YjgP/YjgQ family permease, with the translated sequence MNFKIVDKYLVRQFVQSIFFGIMTFTLIFIVIDMMENLDDFIDQNVAKDIIFQYYVYFVPEIIRLITPIAILLACLFTVGKLNNYNELTALKSSGMSLFRFMTSFLLVGFVLSLITIYFTAYVVPYSNKQKVYIEQFYMKKNLVYAGTNLFFQDSQDKIINISYFDEYSKSASRTGILFLDKSDINHVSKKIDCEQLKWDTLKNEWIAVKVIERKFISDSKDEVTGYDTLRINYLNFKPEDVLLKQKRVEELNIAELMQVINDQKRSGNDVTRLLIDLHSIFSFSFANFIVVLFGVPLSVDRRKGGMAFQFGANLFFTFIYLGFMKISQSFGKNGLLDPILTAWFANFVFIVLAVINILRVRK